The genomic interval ATAGCAAAAGCCTTGAGAATCACCCTGACTCCCCCCGCGCTTTGGCCTCCATGGGAGAGGTGCATTATAAGCTTGGAGATCTAGAAAAGGGTAGAGAGCTCATTCGTCGGGCAGCCACATTAGCCCCCCACGAACTTGGTATTAGATTTAGTGAAATTGTAACTTACTGTGGTAGCTCTGAAATCCCAGAATCCCTACTTGATGATCTCAGCTTGGACTTGAAAAATGCCCCCTTTCTAACATCTGCCACTAATGTTATGGCACTTAACCTTCTCACTAAGATTTTAACCAAAAAATGTACAGGAGTTACACCAGAACAATTTTACCTTCTAACAAGCGCGGCATTATCTAATACTCTATTTAATAGGACGGTAAAGGGTAACTTTAGTATTTACTATGCACATGCTCAAGTACTGTTCGATCTGGGGCGCTACGAGGAAGCTGAGTTCTTCCTTAAAAAAATATATCACGAGGGGGCAAGCCTGTCTCTGCAAGGCAGAGTAGACGCTCTCGGATTATTAGCCTATACCTATATTTTCTCTGGTGACATTGTCAGTGCCAAAAAAACCAAAGACCTGATGTCATCCCTTAATAAAAGCCCGGAGATCAATGCCGGACAAATCATTGAGAACATAGAAAATGCTTTGGAAAAATATGGGAAGATACGGACAAAGAATGAGTTGGAATGATCCTTTATCAGGGTGTTTAAGTTACCACTGGCATTAGCCGGTCAACTCCAGCAGAGGTATTGAATGGTGTGGTGAAGCATTCCTGAAAACGTGCTCTAACTCAGTAGTGACGCAGAACTTGATGCGACTTGATTTTTTGCAGAAAATGGCGACCCTCCTACCTTTTTGAAGGCAGGGAGTGTTTATTGCTCTTTTAATTTATACCCAATTTATCAAGGCGGTAGCGTAGGGCACGAAAACTGATTCCCAGTTTTTTTGCTGCCGCTGTCTTGTTCCAACGGGTCTCCTCCAGCGCCCGGGTGATGATTATCCGCTCTATCTTCTCCAGATGTTCTTCCAGGGGGAGTCCCTGTTCCGGCTGGGGGGTATCTCGGTTATTGTCCGGCAGCGCAAGATCATCGAGGCCGATCATACTTTCGTCGCAAAGGGCACTGGCGCGCTCCAGAATATTCTCCAGCTCGCGGACGTTGCCGGGGAAGGTGTAGCTGTAGAGGGCTTTCAGCGCCCCCCGCTCGACACGGGGTTTGTCGCAGCTATTCTGTTCTGAAATGCGACTCAGTATACGGTCTGTCAGCAGGGCGATATCTTCGCGACGCTCCCGCAAGGGGGGGATCTGTAGCTCGATGACGTTGATACGATAGAAGAGATCCTGACGGAACGCTCCCTCAGCCACCAGTTTGCCTAGATCTTTGTGGGTGGCGCTGATCAGTCGTACATCCACAGGGATCTCTTTCTGCGCACCCACTGGTCGGATCGACTTCTCCTGGATGGCTCGCAGTAGTTTTACCTGCATATGTAGGGGTAGGTCGGCTACCTCGTCGAGGAACAGGGTGCCGCCATCGGCTGCCTGAAACAGTCCCTCTTTGTCAGTGACCGCGCCGGTGAAACTCCCCTTTTTGTGCCCGAAGAACTCGCTCTCCATCAGTTCCTGGGGTATGGCGCCGCAGTTGACGGCGATGAACTCGTGATCGTCTCTGGGCCCTTGGTTGTGAATCATGTGAGCCGCCAACTCTTTGCCGCTGCCAGACTCGCCGCTGATATAGACCGGCGCTTGGTTGCGTGCTAGTTTGCGGGTCATTGCCCGGATCTTCTCAATGGCTGCTGACTTTCCCTGCAGCCCGCTGTCCGCCTTACTTGCTGTCTCTGTCTCTGCCTCTGTTGTGGGGAGAGGGGGGGTGTTATCCAATTTGAGTGCGCTCTCCACCAGTCTACGCAATATCTGCAGGTCAACTGGCTTGGATACAAAGTCGAAGGCCCCCGCTTTCAATGCCAGGACGGCGGAGTCCATATTCCCGTGGGCGGTGATCATGGCGACGGGGAGCTGGGGGTATTGCCGGTTGATCAGTTCAACCAGTTCGATGCCGTTGCCGTCGGGCAGTCGCATATCGGTGAGGCAGAGGTCGAATGACTCCTTCTGCAGATGATCTCGGGCAGAGCCCAGATCCCCCGCGGAGCGGGTGTTGATATTCATCCGCCCGAGGGTGATCTCCAGTAGTTCCCGGATGTCTGGTTCATCATCGACAATAAGCGCAAGGGGCTGGGGCATTATTTTCTCAAGCCCCGAATTCTGTAGACGGGGCTAGTGGTATGGTTGGTCAGATTTGATCTGAATTGTATGCGTCGCTGCATGTTTGTCAATTACGGCAAAAATTAATCCACTATCGGTTGATTACCCCTGCCAGGAAAGGTGATACGAAAACAGCTCCCGCCCGTGGGTATGGTGATGTAATCAAGCCCCAACCGGTTGGATTCACTCAGCTCCTTGGCAATAAACAGCCCCAGCCCTGTGCCCGAATTACGGGTAGTGAAAAAGGGCTCGAAGATCTGCCGTACTGTCTCAGCATCTATCCCCGGTCCATTGTCGATGATATCGACAAAAGGCCCCCCCGACTCCCGTGTGATGCCGCCGTTGATTTTGATCGATAGGAGCTCCTGCTCCCTGTCGAAGTGGTTGATGGCGTTTTCGCAGAGGATGACAAACATCTGTCGCAGCTGGCTGGGGTCCGCCCTAATTAGTGTACTGTCGGGTTCGATTTGCAGTTGGATGGTTTCGTCTGTTAGTCGGTGACTGCGTTGCAAGTCACTCACAAACTGTTGTAGCCAGTGCTTGAGGGTAAATTCCTCGGGCTGTGAATGGCTGCGGCGGGAGAACTGAAGAATGTTCTCGATCACCTCATTCACTCGCAGCGTGTTGGTGTTGATGATATCTATCAGCCGCTGATCAGATTGCGGCAGGTCAGGTGACTCTCTCAGCAACTGCTCTGCATGACCGATGGCGCCCAGGGGATTACGGATCTCATGGGCGATACTGGCGGTGAGTCGGCCGAGTGAGGCCAGCTTCATCTGCTGCGCCTGCTGTGTCACCGTCGCCATATCTTCAAGGAAGATGACCGTGCCCTCATCGCCACGGGTTCCCAGCCGGGAGAAGCCGGCTTTCAGCTCGCGACCGGCTGGGGTGGGGCGAAACGGCACTATCTGAAATTGGTGGTCGGCTTTCCACTGCTCCAACTGGAGCAGTAGTTCATGGCTCACCTCTTCCAGAGAGTCGTCGGTGCCGGCGCTTGGCATTCCCACAAGGTACCAGGCGGCCTCATTCATCAAGCGAATGGAATTGTCACTATCAGCGACGATGATGCCGGTCTGCATGTGCTGGATTACATACTCATTGAGCTGCTCCAGGTTGGCCAGATCCAGCTCCCGCTGGCTTGCCAGTGCCTCGCTCCTGCGTAACTGGAGTGACAGCACATGGGAGAGGGTTGCAATGGCAAAAAAGAGCACTCCCAGCAGCCCGGACTGAGTATAGGCGGTATTGATAAATGAGTTGCTGAGGTGAGAGTAGACCTGTTCAGTCAGAATAAATAAGGAGGCGAGGGCTGCCAGCAATCCCGCTGACAATCCGCGACAGATCAGGCTGCCGAAGGCGATAGAGACAGCCATCAGCATACCCAGTCCGGATTCGACCCCGCCGCTGGCGTGTGTCAGCAAGGTGATGGAGCAGATATCGATAAACACCATCAGAAATCCCTGATTCTGCGGTGATATGAAGGATGGAGCGTAGAGCAGCAGGCCGCCCGCAATCACCATCCCGACGTAGATACTGGCGGTGAGGGCGAAAAGCTCTCCGCTGTGGCTGCCTAGAAGTGAGGGGCCGGTGTTGGTGAAAAAGAGCAGGGCGAGGGTGACGGCAAGAGCCAGTCGATAGACAAAAAAGTAGAACAGAGCGCGTTCCGGTCTCTCCTCGTCGGGCAGGATGACCTGGGTGTCGATCGGTCCGCTGGATTCAAATAGGGCCATCAAGGGGCCTCTGAACAGAGATGAGCGAATTGAATTGTGCCCGGAAGGTGCCGGCTCAAGGAGAAAATCGCAGCTAATAGCAGGTTATTGATAGGATGTCCGATGCAGGTATTGCGTTTATTGAGTGCAAGGCAATTGTTCATGACTTGTTCGGCAGTTCCTTAGCTATCACGGGTCTGCTTATCCGCCTCCAGGTGTTTGGGGCCGCAGTAGAAATTGTCATTACTGCAGACGGCCTCGGCTCGGGGTAGGTAGACTCCGCAGTGCCTACATTGAACCGTTTCAACCGAGGCGGTATCCGACTTTTTTCTGGGGGTTTGGTTAGCGGCGCTCTTGCTGATCAGCTGAATTATGTAGTAGATAAGGAGAGCGGCGGCGAGGATAAAAAGTAGTTTCATACCCGTATTAAAGCTTATTCGGTAGGGTTATTTTTTGATTCTTGCTTCAGTTTGCCTCAGAATAGCAGCTTTTCCAGCAAACTGGTTGTATAAAGAATAATGAATTTACATGAATATCAATCAAAGCAGCTATTTGCCAGGCAGGGTATTCCGGTACCTGAGGGTAAGCCGGCTGTCACCGTAAATGAGGCGCGGGAGGCGGCACAGACACTGGCCGGCGAACGTTGGGTGGTGAAGGCGCAGATTCATGCCGGTGGCCGTGGTAAGGTCGGCGGTGTGGTTCTGGTCGACACTCTTGATCAGGTCGAGGCCGAAGCCGAGCGTCTGCTCGGGAGCATGATGGCCACCAAGCA from Candidatus Sedimenticola sp. (ex Thyasira tokunagai) carries:
- a CDS encoding sigma-54 dependent transcriptional regulator, which produces MPQPLALIVDDEPDIRELLEITLGRMNINTRSAGDLGSARDHLQKESFDLCLTDMRLPDGNGIELVELINRQYPQLPVAMITAHGNMDSAVLALKAGAFDFVSKPVDLQILRRLVESALKLDNTPPLPTTEAETETASKADSGLQGKSAAIEKIRAMTRKLARNQAPVYISGESGSGKELAAHMIHNQGPRDDHEFIAVNCGAIPQELMESEFFGHKKGSFTGAVTDKEGLFQAADGGTLFLDEVADLPLHMQVKLLRAIQEKSIRPVGAQKEIPVDVRLISATHKDLGKLVAEGAFRQDLFYRINVIELQIPPLRERREDIALLTDRILSRISEQNSCDKPRVERGALKALYSYTFPGNVRELENILERASALCDESMIGLDDLALPDNNRDTPQPEQGLPLEEHLEKIERIIITRALEETRWNKTAAAKKLGISFRALRYRLDKLGIN
- a CDS encoding ATP-binding protein, which translates into the protein MALFESSGPIDTQVILPDEERPERALFYFFVYRLALAVTLALLFFTNTGPSLLGSHSGELFALTASIYVGMVIAGGLLLYAPSFISPQNQGFLMVFIDICSITLLTHASGGVESGLGMLMAVSIAFGSLICRGLSAGLLAALASLFILTEQVYSHLSNSFINTAYTQSGLLGVLFFAIATLSHVLSLQLRRSEALASQRELDLANLEQLNEYVIQHMQTGIIVADSDNSIRLMNEAAWYLVGMPSAGTDDSLEEVSHELLLQLEQWKADHQFQIVPFRPTPAGRELKAGFSRLGTRGDEGTVIFLEDMATVTQQAQQMKLASLGRLTASIAHEIRNPLGAIGHAEQLLRESPDLPQSDQRLIDIINTNTLRVNEVIENILQFSRRSHSQPEEFTLKHWLQQFVSDLQRSHRLTDETIQLQIEPDSTLIRADPSQLRQMFVILCENAINHFDREQELLSIKINGGITRESGGPFVDIIDNGPGIDAETVRQIFEPFFTTRNSGTGLGLFIAKELSESNRLGLDYITIPTGGSCFRITFPGRGNQPIVD
- a CDS encoding PP0621 family protein, which translates into the protein MKLLFILAAALLIYYIIQLISKSAANQTPRKKSDTASVETVQCRHCGVYLPRAEAVCSNDNFYCGPKHLEADKQTRDS